TTTCATCTACTTCTGCTCAAACCTGCATCAtgtaaagttttttaatatctGCTGTGGTACTGCCTGAATTGGCTTTTTGAGAGATGCTGCATTTGAAGCTATTTGTGGTTGCATTGCATACTGGACGTAAGAAAGAGAGGCTTatgaaccaattttttttttatttttttgagggctgaatttgaaatattttatttggatgTAGAAGCAGCAGTTGACTCtggatttgaaattaaatgtattagtaatttattttagcaatttttttGCAGGCATGACAGGAATTGTGGACTACACAAACTATGATGACATGAAATATGCTGTAAGTTGTTACCACTAACTATAGGTGGCCTTTTAGGaaattttgttggtttatttattaatagGAAGCTTGTTTTGTGATGGTTATGCTGTTTTTCCCTTGTAGATCAAGAAGCTTGATGACTCTGAGTTCCGGAATGCATTTTCAAGGGCATATATTCGGGTATGTCAAGATCTGTATGCTGTGCTAGATCTTGGTCATGTTGGTTTTTACTTAGTTGTCTTATTTCTCTAGGTGAGGGAGTATGATTCTAGACGGAGTTACTCTAGGAGCCCCAGTCTCAGTTCATATGTGTCAAGAAGCCGGAGTCGAAGTCGCAGTGGAGGCTATAGTGACAGGAGCTGGAGGTCCGCATTGCCATAATGGATTAGAATGTGTATGTTTAAACCATAATGATAATTGACTTAACATTGTATTGTTTTGCAGCAAGTCTCCCAGGGCAAAACATTCACGGCGTTCTCGATCTGTATCTGTTTCTTCTCGCTCTCGTGCAGGATCATCTCCACGATCTTTTTCAAGGTATACCATTTCTGCTTTTCTTTCTGTCTTGGTCGTTATTTTAAGATGTTCAATAAGATATTTACCAAAGTTTTTACTTTGTTGTAACTCAAGGTCATTTTTATCACAAATGGTTGATAGGTGTTACAATTTGCATTagaccttttttatttatttatacatctTGATTTGCATTTTTATCTAATGGGATGGGTTTCTAAGAGAAGGGAAATTAGAAGGGCTGATTATCCAAGAAATGGGAAGATAATAGGGAATTAGGGAAAAGATAAATCTGTAAACATTCTATTCTCTTCTGCATTTGGTTGCCGTTTTATTCTTCCTACTGCCCTCCTTTTTACATCATAAGTCATGAGTTTTCCATGATTTTATTAGCAACTCTTTTCTTCATTCCTTTATAAGATTTAGTTGAAATCACTTCAATTTTGACATGCACGTCTTTTTGTTATTGCATTTTCCCAAAGAGCTTATAATGTTGGATTCCTTTATAACTATTACATGAAAGAGCCAGAGTGTGgataaataatctaattttttaattttttgttattcattAAGGTCGATTTTACTGAATCAATGCGCAAAAGCTTATGAAATAGTAGCAATAAGCCAATAACTTGGTTTCTCATGACCATTGACTCATCCCATCTAGAGCAGCATAATAGCCAAGGTTACAGCTTCAGTTTTGCACGCATCTGACTTGAGTTCTAAAGCTTCTTGGTGTCTTTGAATGGACATTCACACGGGTAGAACATATTTCTATCGCCTCTATTACAAAAAGTTTTGAAAGTCCCAAGTCCTTAACTTTTCATGATTGACTGGTCAATGTTAAATCTTTGTTGGCATGAGAAACACGCCTTATGATTAAGTTACTGGAGCATCGACAGAAGCCCACTTACACCTGCAGAAACTTTTGAGGCTGATCACAATTTTAGGTAGAGTAATGATTGTAGTTCTTTCtttgcattttcaaatttaCTACTACAGAGCATATTCTTCGATCTCAATGTCTGGCTCTTTGTGCCTGCCTGTTATCTTCCATTCCTTAGTGAGCTTGCCATTTTAGTGAGCCTGTTATCTTCTGGCTCTTTTAAGTGATTCATCTTCGTTCTCATTTGTTTTGTTGgtcaatctttttgtttttgtttgtatcTGCTAGTATGTCAGTGGATGAATCCCCAAATTTCATAGTATTTTTCAGTAATTTCCTTCTTCTGATGGTGTCTTTCCTTGATAATTGGAAATTTCAAATGCTGTGGCAATATCAAGTGTCTTGTACCATGGCATTCCAACATAAACCTTCTAGCTGTGCAACTTCATGCTATTcttaatctttcttcttcaCCAATTTGACAATCTTGGTTAGATGCTAATAAAATCTTAACCGCCTTTTGGAAATGGAAAACTAATCTTTGCTTGAAAGAGTGAAAAGTGCCACCAGGAAAGGGTTTCTGAGTTGGCTAGTAGCGTACCTTGTTTGTCTTCcttgtttgttttgcttgatCTGGCTTTATGCAGCGACCTGACCACCTGGGGGATTGGATGTTAAGGACTTGATGGGATGTGGTGGTCATATGCTTGCACCTCTTTGCTTGTTTTGAGGTAATGCTGTTTTTGTTGATGGGCACCTCTGGAAAATCCTCATAATCTCGTAATGCTATTAAGTTGGTTCCTAATAATCTCACAATGCTATTAAGTTGGTGTGTCAATTAGCATTAGAATTGATGAAGCTTGGATGGGATTATGATTTTAAAGCTGGATTACTGTGAAGTAAGCACTATTGGTGCCACCCGTCCATCAGTGGTACAAAGAAGCTTGAAACTGCTTCGACATTACCCTTAACCTGTGTTTGGTATTCTCCTTGGATTTGGTGATACCGGCAGGGAGGATGTAGCTCTTCTTTCTTCTGGTATGGATGGGGAAGATGCCTTTTCATTTGGAATATTGTAATGGTGctatactgtttttttttggtatttttttctctaCGCATTGTTTTAAGTCATTACCTGCTGGGAAAAGAATTAACAAATATTGAGGTAGCATTCATCAGATAGTGAATTtggttccttatttttttttgagctGCTTCTAAAGATTAGTGGTACTTTTCTGTTTTATGGAAATTTTTGCAGGTCCCTTTCAAGATCAAGATCTCCTCTTGCTTCTGTAAGTGAAAGCCTTCATTCCATTATCAGCAGTGTGCTGGAATACAGCTACATATTTGCTTACTGTATTATGATGTCCTTGGTGATGTGCAGCCTCCTCGCAGAAAACATGGCCACAGAACCCCAAGCATAAGCCCTGGTCGTGTATCCCGTTCGCCTTCTGTATGACCATTCTCTTAGCTTAGAAGATTTCTCCATTATTTCATTCTGTACATTtgcctttcaattttttacctGACCATTCCTGATCATGGTTGCAATTGACAGGTGAGGTCTGATCGAAGCCTTTCGGTGGACTCAGATCGTTGATGAGATCTTGTTCGCTTGGTCATGGAACGTTTCCATGTTCTTGGTGAACTTGACGACACCTATAAAGCTAGACATGACTCATGTATACAGTTATATTTGGACTATTGACCATGAGATTATTCTCAACTTATCAATCTTTAGATCGAGATTTAACGGCATTCGCAAGTGCTTTGTATCTTTTAGACTACAGGATGTGCCTGTGGTAGTAAGTTTTCAATTTGTTTGTCGAAGCTACTTTGTTAGTTGCAAGTAAGCCCACGTAGAAAAGCAACTGCCTAGCGAATCCAACAACTGTTTTTTAGCATATTTGTGAATCAAGGCATGTCTATCAGGTGTTTGGGAAAccattggttttaaaaatatatttttttatcttttaaaattatttttaatattaccatatcaaaataatatatatatatatatatatatatatatatatatatatatatatatatatatttggaaaacACAAGAGAGTTCTATCTTCTTGTTGGAAGCTTATTCCCCCGGTTTTAGATCACGATCACGGACCtgatgctgttgctgttgctgtagGGCAGGATGCTAAACGGTAACATCTCTATATCatgtacaaaataattaaatttagataCAGAGAATACTCGAGAAAATATGATTAGCTTTTTGGTAAAATGATAAtcgatcttaaaatataaattcagaAAAGAACGCAAgaaattttaccaaaaaaatttaaaatttttcaaaatgctaatttatttttgtagtgCTCTCactgtttttttccttcaagcaaaaaaaaaaaaaaaaaaaaggttaaagaagaaaaacatgctCGTTTCTTGAAAAACCTGGAAAAACTCTATTGAATAGCtagtttttattatctttatattttattttttattatatttatattttattcattgggtaaaaaaaattcaaatatttatattttatcctcTAGATTTTGGATGtttatttaagaatttattattcaaataatatttattattcaatataaaaaaagtgtgagaaagattaatttatttatctaaatcaagtttatgaATACCCATATCCACTAAATAAAgtaacttacaaaaaaaatttcattgattataatttgaaattattattccattaaatttggattaaattatcatcatcaaattAGAACAAGAGTGTAGTCTAAGCGAGTCATCAAGTTCCTTTGTAATTCTAATTCCattaaatttggattaaattatcatcatcaaattAGAACAAGAGTAGTCTAAGCGAGTCATCAAATTATAAAGGGCGAGGAGCACCCTCTGAAACCGTGAATAAAGGTTCAGGCGGCACTTAAAAAGAACATCACAGCGCCAGGACCTCCAGTGTATGGATACAGCATGCTGGACCCAACTTGCTATCCATTAACTAATGCATGCTTAGGTCAAGTTCTTCACTTCCcgtcgtgtgtgtgtgtggtggtggtggtggtgggtgaGGGTGGGGGGGAAGCCTGATGGCCGTTCAACTTTACTATCCAACATTTGATCTTATTTATATCCTCAAAGGCAAAGAAACAAGAGGAGGCAAAAGTCCATCACACAGCCAGGTGGCTGCCAAACAGATCGTTTTTCAGGGCCACTCAACAGTATTTTGCGTCTGTCAGGATCGACAGACTCCAAGCATTAGATGTCATTTCTCAAGCATACATAATTTGGTTTCAGCCACAGTAGTGGTAGTTTGCTTCACCCAATAAGGATAATGATGAAAGTTGTCACCGATTTTGTGATGACATTCTCTCGGATCCATGCCTTTGGCGGAATCTGATGCCGGGATCTGGACCACCACCAGCCTGATGGAATGTGCTCCAACCTGAATCTCTGTCAACCTGATTTAATGAGAATGATGGCAAATGATCTCTTTCCCATGAACGGAATCGAGTTGGCGGAGGAGGATTTTCTGCTTCTTGGAAGTTCCGACCTGATGCTCCTGATGGAATGAAATAGAAGCCAGTCTGATCGGATGATGAGGCCACTGCTCCTACCTGGGACATGCCTCTATGACTGCTGGACCTTCGGCTTCCAGAAACAACTGGTGTGCGAATAGGTGGAGAATTGCCAGGCTGTAGTTGTTGATAGTATGCTTGAAGGGCCTGAACTCTATCACGTGCTCGTGCGTTACTGCCCTGGTAAGGTGGAATCATTGAGGAAGTAACTGAACTCCCTGGTCTAGCACTAGAACTGTGGACGAAAGAGGTGCATGTGAAGCAATTATACagtacaaaagaaaaggaaataaatgtaaaaaacaaagggGACATCTGTTTCAAATGCTAAGCAGTAACTGTTTCTTCATCCTAAATGGTGTCAGCAAGAAGCCTAAATAATGGATTTTCTAACTACATTTTTCATGgcaaagaatttaaattttttgaagatATACATACCCATGACCAACAAGGAATGGATGAATGAAAGATCCTGATCTTGGTGGAAGATCTGAAGAAGTTCTAGCCGACCTTTGAGTAACAGGTGGAACAGAAGGCTGATCTGCATTACCTATTCGATTGCCCGTCGTAGAGAAGGGAGGAGAATGGTGCTCCCAACTGTGATAATGGACATCCATGGCAGGAAAAGCATAGGAACTAGGGATCTCACTAGGTACTGATGGACCATTCCAGTGACTGTTAAAACTAGAAACATCTGAAACACTGCCACTGGAGTTCGAAGATGATGGGTGAATTGGTCCAAAATAAGCAATATATGGGCAAGGATGAGTAGCAGATGATACTGCTGCGGTATGTTCGCCAAATATGGGATGTTGTCCCAGTAAATCATGATCTGCATCATAATATCAGTCCTGTCAATATAGTTAGCCATCATGCCTCCATTCTAgaacttgaaagaaaatcatTACTCAAACAGTATAGAGAATCTCTTACATGCATTTGATGAAAATTCCCCTTCCCTGcaacatagaaaaattaaaaccttagACAAAGAGCAGTGCCTTACTTGAAAACAGATAGAAAAACCACGCGGACTGCATATATAGAAAAAGTAAAACTACTGCTCCCTTTGAACCAAAAAGCAGTTTTAAGAGACAAGAACTGGTGCAATCCTcctatccattttttttttaattattatatctaTTTATTGAACCACGTAGTTTTACCCCAACAAAATCTGGTACCATTGCCATGGCATTCTGTATTAGGTAGATTGTGGTGGGAATTagccaataaaatttaaaagttcacGGATTCTGTGGTAGATAGCAGTTTGCAACTTTCAAAATACCATAACGGAAAACGTGGACTGGGTTGCATTTCCAAAGAACTACCACGTTGGgacataaatttttcattagAAATCTGCAGCTCACATGCAACCCTCCCCTCAAAATTATGGACTAGGCTACATTTCCCAGAAATAGTAACAGCAAATCTGCAACCCATGTGCCCAATGATTCAGAATTCGGTTTTCAGCAATcactctttctttgttttagctTCAGTTTTCTCAGCCAAAAAATACTCTCACCTAGAGTCTCTTTAGAGTACCATCTGATTTCCATATTAAGATTTTCTAATGTcatacaaacacaaaaataaaaggggagAAGATGTGTAAATACCAAGTGAAGCATAGAAACTGGAACAGGAATAACTTTGAGCTCTAAAATGTAATTGATTTTAATGCTTACTCAAAGGATGAAGGAAGTCGTGCTAGGCTGCCAAATGGACACCAATGAACCCCAAAGGACTGTAAAACCATTTAGAACCAAATAAGTAAGAAGTTGCATGTCAGATACAATTGAAGTGCATCCATGTGCCTGCACACACATGCATATGTAAATACTCCCACATGCACAGAATTCATCATAAGCGACAGTTCAGGAACACGAACCATTCCTGAAATGCGTATCATACCCACACAAGAACCAAAAATGCTACTGAGAAACTTGCAGAAAACACAAATCTAGGTATCAACAGcacaaagaaatttaaaagtaaatgtCCAGAAGGATGTGTCGTTTCTATGAGTTATCTATGCATGCATAAAGCCattaatataatacaaaaaataatttcctgGTGCCCATGGCAGGAGAAATTCCTGGTGCCCAAGGCAGGAGAAATTCCTCCTGCCCAGCACATGGCAATCTCTCAGGGCATCCACGTGCCGgagaatatttattatttcaccaatatatatatgaaatccaAATCACTCATCTATAGTAAAAAGGTAATTTCTTTATAGACAagattatatgataaaaaaaaaaatgaataaaaaataaagagcaatTAATGCTACCCACACATGATAGCTTGAGACAATCATGTGTTGGGCAGGAAGAATTCCTGCTGCCATGTTCATATAATAAAGAGAAATGTAGATAGAGGAATAAATCTATTACTTTTGAAAAAGATGCATCAACAGCATAGAGCATTCAAAGTACAATGTTAGATTACAATTAGACAGCATAGAAAACCTTTCCATCCACCTCACTTTAGTAAGCTCTTAGTTGCACCTTGGTGGCATCTTCAACTCATCTCCTGAGGAAAATCCAGGGAATCTAGAGTTGGAAATACAAAATGGCAAGTTGTCCTTGTGCCTCAGTTCCaaggacaaaaacaaattttaaccTCGAGATCTAATACAATTACCAACCTATCCAAGTGGCTGTGTCAACGGTCCAAATTTAAGATACCAGTATCTGTTGCACAAAAGATTGAGAATTCAACCTCACTTCCTATGGTCCaaactagagaaaaagaaagaggccATGATATTGATTGCATCAAATGGTTAGCATATCAATACTGAAGTTTGTGTGGGAACCTGCATTTCTTTCTCAGTCCAATAAACATGAAAGGAAGTGCACAAGCATCCTATCCACCTTGGTCCATTTATCTAAAAAACCTAGATGATATTGGCTAAACTAcactgattttctttctttaatgatGTAGGAAGATAGGAAAAGGATAATAAACATAGCCATAGGCTGGTTAACTGGATCATATGGCCAAACGAGAAAgggatttttcttataaaattctcaaaatatcaaaattaattttaaccatCAGAAACATTATcataaataatgcaaaaaagTAAACTAGAAGGAAAAAGACCAAACTAAAAGAAACCTGGCACAGTACCATGCTACAGTCACCCTTAAAACTTAACATAGTGCTTTGAATTTGCTCCTGTATCATTTGGTGTCTCCTAGCTTTACATTTTTGGCTTTTGGCTTTCTAAGCATTTCAAAGGAGTAAACTGCTTAGAGAGCACTTTCAGTTATACAGCTTCTTGTTTTACAAGCaattaacaacaaaagaaattgacaTTTTTACATTCTATCCTTGatacaaagaaacaaaagacataaTATATTCTGAGGTCCTAGGGGGACAACTTAGTAAGAAAACAGGTTTTAGGTACTTGAAGGTTTCACATAACATCAAAACTCAATATAAATATGAGGTTTCCTCAACTACCATACACTTGAACCGTATAAAAGTAAAGTATTCATTTAGATAAAAATCCATTTACCATTTCAGAGTAGCTTAAGTCATAAAGGTCCTCATCATGAGCCCAGTCATCCATGCTAAATTCTGGCAGTGAACGACAACCATTTGCATAGAGCCATTGGCCCTTCTCAATTTTCCGGCAATTAGGACATTGCATTGCACCCTTTACATTAAATGCTGAGCCGATGCAGTCTGAAGATCatatgaaaagataaatttcaaccaaaggaggaaaaaacaaagaaatactTGTCAAGTACAAAGTCAGTGATGAAATACAAGTGAGCACATTGATGCACCACTGTGTGGAAAGAATCTTGCTGGTGGTCTCCAAAgagaacaaaacaaacacaagagCAGAGTGATaccaaaacccaaaacataaaagaaaaaaagcatctCCAAGCACTCAGTCACACAAATAATCACTGTTGATGCTCCTAATGGAAGATCACTGAGCCTGCACTTAAAAGCTGTGAAGAGATTATTGTATATGCAAATTTCATGACACAATTCCATGTTCTCCAACAAATGCTATCATGAATGTTCTCTTTTGTTTCCCTTCTTAGGCATTTAGTGTGATGTTCGTTTCAATAACAcaattgatatttaaatttgattttgaatagcAAAAGAATAATGGGTCCAAAAGAAATTACTGCTGTGTGATAATAAATTGTAAAGTTAGTATTCCTGGATTGTACTTATGAGCATTGTTGTCAAAATCACTAGTTGACTTGTAAAATCAATCGTGCGAGTCAGCATATATCTAACATGCAAACTCGGACTAGAAACTtaaaaaccagtaaaatcggACTTCAATTATGCAAAATCGGTAAACTTGGTCAAAATCGTGCAAAATCGCAATTTTCACCCGAGTTTATAGGAAGTATAAATACTTCCAAATTAACTCCCCTTTCTCAACCCTAGCCCACCAGCCGACACTaccactctctctctcaaaacaatttttttttttacttcgtCTAAtcatctccttctccttccttcctgttttgaaatcaattttgggGTCGGTGTAATTTTCAGGTTAGTGTTCTTAACTTCTTGTTATACTGTTGTTTTGGTTTCCCTTTGCACCCTGCATTCTTTTACTAAAAGGGtcttgtttggttttgtttccACTTGCTTCTCATGAAAGTACcctaaattcttttttctaaacaaGATTCTGGTTGATTTTGTTTCATCTCACAAGCATGGCTTTCTTTACTTTATTTAATTCTTGTATTTATGATGGTAGgttaaatctttataaaattgGATCTcccattgtttatttattataaagaaatatttttctatgttcAACATAGACATAGACATAGACTTTTGGATTTGAGTATTTAAAAAGACTTTGGTAATGGCTAATGATGAAGCTTGTTATCTTTTTGTAGGAAGCTACAGAGTATGTATACTAGTTGTTGCTAAGAGGATTCTAACTTCCAGCCAACTAAGACGATCaaacgaaataaaaaaaaaagtgctttGAGAGAGAGTGGTAGTGTCGGCTGGTGGACTAGGATTGAGAAAGGGGAGTTAATATGAAAGTATTTATACTTCCTATAAACTCGGgtgtaaaatcatgattttgcaTGATTTTAACCTAGTTTACTGCTTTTACATGAGTGAAATccgattttactggtttttgagtttttagtcCGAGTTTGCCTGTTAGATGCATgttgacttgtaaaatcatGTGATTTTACAATTCAACTCGTGATTTTGACAACAATGGTGTCATGttaaaaaagcatttttgacaACCTGAGCCATGCCAGAATATTACAAACCCAAAAAGGGTAGATTAATGAGAATTTGAGGGTGGTAAGCAGCCTTAGTACACTAAGCAAGATTGCTTAGCAAAAGGCATTTCTCAATGGAGTAAGATTATGGATTTAGTATTTTTCACTCTGTAAAATtctctaatttttgtttttaaaaatcacattaaGGGACTGGAGAAATCCTCACAAACTAAGCTATCCTCTGCACGCTCTGTCAAAGCATGACTTCTAATTAGTTAGGTAACTTGAAGCGGTAAAAGTTTTCGTTCATTCTTACCTTTTTCCTAATTCATAACCACCCCACATTCTTTTCCATCACACAAACTCACAGCCGATGTCTCATGATCTCTGATTGCAAATTGCAAAATCTAAAATTCAACAGGGATACAAATCTAACTTCCAATTTCAAATCAGCATCACATCGGATACCACAAAAATTCAACAACTTGATTTCAAAAGAAAGATCTAACAGGtgcaaatcataaaattatggcCTCAAAACGATCACACATAATTCTATCTGCTACTATCTAACAAGGAGCTGCAACCATTAATCACCATTCAGCCAGTAACTCAACATCCAATCACACAAGAacccaaaattcaaaaaatacccACGTaagcatcattaaaaaaacattgcaccCAGATCTCAAAATTCCAaatcaaaaccagaaaacaccaaaaataaaaccttttaaCATACCCAGATGAAACTGATGTCCACATTGAAGCTTGGCCCATGATCGATCTCCATTGTCAGCAACCACTTCAAGACAAATCGAACATGAAACTGACCCTCCAAACGACTTGCCATTCaatcctc
This window of the Populus trichocarpa isolate Nisqually-1 chromosome 13, P.trichocarpa_v4.1, whole genome shotgun sequence genome carries:
- the LOC7481727 gene encoding serine/arginine-rich splicing factor SR30 — protein: MSRASRTLYVGNLPGDIRLREVEDLFYKYGPIVDIDLKIPPRPPGYAFVEFEEARDAEDAIRGRDGYNFDGCRLRVELAHGGRRHSSPVDHYSSYSGSSGSRGPSKRSDYRVLVTGLPSSASWQDLKDHMRRAGDVCFSQVFRDRGGMTGIVDYTNYDDMKYAIKKLDDSEFRNAFSRAYIRVREYDSRRSYSRSPSLSSYVSRSRSRSRSGGYSDRSWSKSPRAKHSRRSRSVSVSSRSRAGSSPRSFSRSLSRSRSPLASPPRRKHGHRTPSISPGRVSRSPSVRSDRSLSVDSDR
- the LOC7478939 gene encoding E3 ubiquitin-protein ligase RFI2 — its product is MGLGNSENDVIVDDGDGGGGGGGLNGKSFGGSVSCSICLEVVADNGDRSWAKLQCGHQFHLDCIGSAFNVKGAMQCPNCRKIEKGQWLYANGCRSLPEFSMDDWAHDEDLYDLSYSEMSFGVHWCPFGSLARLPSSFEEGEFSSNAYHDLLGQHPIFGEHTAAVSSATHPCPYIAYFGPIHPSSSNSSGSVSDVSSFNSHWNGPSVPSEIPSSYAFPAMDVHYHSWEHHSPPFSTTGNRIGNADQPSVPPVTQRSARTSSDLPPRSGSFIHPFLVGHGSSARPGSSVTSSMIPPYQGSNARARDRVQALQAYYQQLQPGNSPPIRTPVVSGSRRSSSHRGMSQVGAVASSSDQTGFYFIPSGASGRNFQEAENPPPPTRFRSWERDHLPSFSLNQVDRDSGWSTFHQAGGGPDPGIRFRQRHGSERMSSQNR